One Mycobacteroides abscessus ATCC 19977 genomic window carries:
- a CDS encoding caspase family protein: MIRPGWELGRPSSHVVIPVGVLSNDVDMSIEGTESLFLGFGMQTYCNQRLNELGGTAAEVHQVSQLVGDHFTPVVLQDATETQVRQELRSRAGYFSAGEGKLVMMWSGHGREGAGDDLYLLSHDDPTIAGHVLTANEVAGHCAATGANQMLFIIDTCYSGRALSVGSRIDEYFRDHPAASAATWCGVLVACGPRDAARTRVLGEAIVRLLRYGPRLDGPHAQDVRRRWTVHQELIRGDDLCWTLIKELEQLQVEPLPTFDAIGHFPLPMIRNPLWRPAATAATVREVLTATPSRRPFFGRRRAVSTISEWIEASHYGIYLITGGPGAGKSALLAQTLRQVRTSSDRRSVAVSVNVSNLNLNRIVVCLEQALVDVGVLDSLSHGRNPLELSGALKRLVDDGEPVPVVGIDGLDQATDVSRVIDELLTPLSRAARVVVAARPIQVPSPQQRQVARPGEWSVQADHMPIAAVLTEPQRMLDLDASEQRASGWQAIKDLLKSRLAEIDTDIDHAAVFDALQRALEAGSTPPFVLANLVVDRLRTASPGVGTHGFDIAESVGAALDDLVALSYNDAAPTRRAKCLLQTLAFGLGAGLPEAEWLAIANGVSWLSEQLSREDIADVLAALSDYIVEDSESGYATYRFSHALITQHFANQARAHDESAPLRVAAALTAAARALNPAPHLTNSPHLRRYLWCYVAQAAEPGLDLLRGNPLFAMDLVAAALAVSAARAQQRQLPEATHLAEEAVTLLTDLDHTTELDEVLPRVHLAAVQHAGGEITNAVENQRRAVEIIDQHGVAGSWQNFDHPAILCNYANMLIDAQRPDTAITAARQAVELEEKSKRVGANNGHRLGAAHNTLSLAYNLARRHSEAVAASRDAVRALENSVSERDNALLAQALQNLGSRLADVGKCDEALNVTERSRRIARELTQVNPIWREVLLGVLGDLAVRHEQCGYQEQALALMATVVEEYSAVSLPTAHQAIDRARALSNYSHMLQQQDRSTAALKPAYEAVQIMEELAAREKAHQPALALTLNNYANALTKAGHHTLAMQATENALWYYRQAWQTNLGLNVELAKILCNYSHRLAAAARFTDAINAASEAITVLQPTAADDPQKQAIVFGAQADINDYRRQLGLPGQNASVTRNVTQQAVALAVTGAMSPSQLADLYTQTARSCADDPAQALDHLEHAVAVLREAGMSNTSMYGRALRNTAMMLGETQQLESALNAASEAVLVFSRLAQADSSHRYALASAQGTQAKLLQAARCPTQARDTAIESLDNFCRVPQWTFEEVVECGRLLALLASILSDLGHGLAVLDAHVQRCASRLHGYLYMVLHANVIHGLPASHPRTPRWIYEAISAIDVADPKQRFGLGQLARPIRSTDPARFDELWQQDTGVDIPKWITIDDDKVQLALAWISCQNYTAAADFLQQHPELLGDDFTAAIDEVYALITTVEPARVDALRTIRELPHTSVAFDLAEAFLAANLRHRLQMLNEHSTSLRVDWVNQHLQKRVDSPRLPAAAALLALHDLGLGNQINAVITAVDRAEQLLTQLTVQYGTAIVLLVTTVLLDISSADATPEVRITASFYVAAGLVDAGLLKQARELITTICQRAPHRVLAWKELCNSLSGVCPHFPRVAALLDQSVGANE; encoded by the coding sequence ATGATCCGGCCTGGCTGGGAACTGGGGAGACCCAGTTCGCATGTCGTTATACCTGTCGGTGTTCTCAGCAATGATGTCGACATGAGCATTGAGGGCACCGAATCACTGTTTCTGGGTTTCGGTATGCAGACGTATTGCAACCAGCGTCTTAATGAGCTGGGAGGAACGGCCGCCGAGGTACATCAAGTGTCGCAACTTGTCGGAGACCATTTCACACCGGTCGTTTTACAGGACGCCACCGAAACGCAAGTGCGCCAGGAGCTTAGGTCGCGTGCCGGCTACTTTTCCGCGGGCGAGGGCAAGCTGGTCATGATGTGGTCCGGCCACGGCAGGGAGGGCGCCGGAGATGACCTGTACCTGCTCAGTCACGATGACCCGACCATCGCTGGCCATGTGCTGACCGCGAACGAGGTAGCCGGTCACTGCGCAGCGACAGGCGCCAATCAGATGCTCTTCATTATCGACACGTGCTATTCGGGTAGGGCTCTGAGTGTGGGCTCTCGAATTGATGAATACTTCCGCGATCATCCCGCCGCGAGCGCAGCCACGTGGTGCGGAGTACTTGTCGCATGCGGACCGCGAGATGCAGCGCGCACGCGGGTGTTGGGTGAAGCAATAGTCCGACTGTTGCGCTACGGACCTCGACTGGACGGTCCGCACGCCCAGGACGTACGGCGACGGTGGACTGTCCATCAGGAACTGATTCGCGGAGATGATCTCTGTTGGACACTCATCAAGGAGCTCGAACAGTTGCAGGTGGAACCGTTACCGACATTCGATGCGATTGGGCACTTTCCGCTGCCAATGATCCGTAATCCGCTGTGGCGGCCCGCAGCGACCGCCGCCACCGTGCGCGAGGTTTTGACAGCAACGCCATCGCGCCGACCATTTTTCGGGCGGCGTCGAGCCGTATCGACAATCTCAGAATGGATTGAGGCCTCGCATTACGGAATCTATCTGATCACCGGTGGGCCCGGTGCGGGTAAATCAGCGCTACTTGCTCAGACGTTAAGGCAGGTACGGACCTCCTCTGATCGCCGGTCCGTAGCCGTCAGTGTGAACGTGAGCAACCTGAACCTGAACCGCATTGTTGTCTGCCTTGAGCAGGCGTTAGTCGATGTCGGTGTGCTGGATAGCCTCAGCCATGGACGCAACCCGCTGGAGCTCTCAGGTGCGCTCAAGCGGTTGGTCGATGACGGCGAACCGGTACCGGTGGTTGGCATCGATGGGCTTGACCAAGCCACGGACGTTTCACGGGTTATCGATGAGCTCCTAACACCATTGAGCCGGGCAGCCAGAGTCGTGGTGGCGGCCCGGCCTATACAAGTGCCAAGTCCTCAGCAGCGGCAGGTGGCCAGGCCTGGTGAATGGTCTGTCCAGGCGGACCATATGCCGATCGCGGCTGTACTCACCGAACCGCAAAGGATGCTCGACCTGGACGCCAGCGAGCAGCGGGCATCCGGCTGGCAAGCCATCAAGGACCTGCTGAAGAGCCGACTGGCAGAGATCGACACAGACATTGATCATGCGGCCGTGTTCGACGCATTGCAGCGAGCTCTTGAAGCGGGCAGCACACCACCGTTTGTGCTCGCGAACTTAGTCGTGGACCGTCTGCGCACTGCCAGCCCCGGCGTTGGAACACACGGATTCGATATTGCTGAGTCAGTAGGCGCCGCACTCGATGATCTGGTGGCGCTGTCCTACAACGACGCCGCACCTACTCGTCGCGCAAAGTGCCTGCTGCAGACGCTCGCCTTCGGGCTGGGTGCCGGGCTGCCGGAAGCCGAATGGCTCGCAATCGCTAACGGCGTCAGTTGGTTATCCGAGCAGCTCAGCCGCGAAGACATTGCTGATGTCCTTGCCGCACTAAGCGACTACATCGTCGAAGATTCCGAATCTGGCTATGCCACTTATCGTTTCTCGCATGCGCTGATCACTCAGCATTTCGCGAATCAAGCACGCGCACATGATGAAAGCGCGCCGCTACGCGTGGCCGCGGCGTTGACAGCGGCGGCACGGGCACTAAACCCGGCTCCACATCTGACTAACAGTCCACACCTTCGTCGTTACCTGTGGTGTTACGTCGCCCAAGCAGCAGAACCTGGCCTGGATCTGCTGCGGGGTAACCCCTTGTTCGCGATGGATCTAGTTGCGGCAGCGCTGGCCGTATCCGCAGCGCGTGCACAACAACGCCAACTCCCTGAGGCTACCCACCTGGCCGAAGAAGCCGTCACGCTTCTGACCGACCTAGACCACACCACTGAACTCGACGAAGTACTGCCCAGAGTGCACTTGGCCGCCGTGCAGCACGCCGGTGGTGAAATAACCAATGCTGTCGAGAACCAGCGGCGGGCCGTGGAAATCATCGACCAGCACGGTGTGGCCGGGAGCTGGCAAAATTTCGACCACCCGGCGATCTTGTGTAACTACGCCAATATGCTGATCGATGCTCAGCGCCCGGATACAGCAATCACGGCAGCCCGCCAAGCCGTCGAACTTGAGGAAAAGTCCAAACGTGTTGGCGCCAATAATGGGCATCGGCTCGGAGCCGCACACAACACCTTGTCGCTGGCGTATAACTTGGCCAGACGACACTCTGAAGCCGTTGCGGCCAGCCGCGACGCGGTCCGAGCTTTGGAGAACAGCGTCAGCGAACGCGACAACGCGCTACTTGCCCAAGCCCTACAGAATCTGGGCAGCCGGCTCGCCGATGTCGGCAAGTGTGATGAAGCGCTAAATGTCACCGAACGCTCGCGTCGGATTGCCCGCGAACTGACCCAGGTCAATCCGATCTGGCGTGAAGTCCTACTCGGAGTGCTCGGTGATCTGGCTGTGCGCCACGAGCAATGCGGCTATCAAGAGCAGGCCCTTGCGTTGATGGCCACTGTGGTCGAAGAATACAGCGCTGTTTCCTTGCCGACAGCACACCAAGCAATCGATCGTGCAAGAGCATTGAGCAACTACTCTCACATGCTGCAACAGCAGGACCGATCCACCGCGGCATTGAAACCCGCGTATGAGGCAGTACAGATCATGGAAGAGCTCGCGGCACGCGAGAAGGCTCACCAACCCGCACTCGCGTTGACTTTGAACAACTATGCCAATGCGCTCACCAAAGCCGGCCACCACACCCTCGCTATGCAGGCCACAGAAAATGCACTGTGGTACTACCGGCAGGCATGGCAGACCAACCTCGGCCTGAATGTCGAGTTAGCGAAAATCCTCTGCAACTACAGCCATCGCCTTGCGGCTGCGGCACGTTTCACGGACGCGATCAATGCAGCCTCTGAAGCGATCACGGTGCTCCAGCCAACTGCCGCCGATGACCCACAAAAACAGGCCATCGTGTTCGGCGCTCAAGCCGACATCAACGACTACAGAAGGCAACTGGGCCTCCCGGGACAGAACGCATCCGTGACGAGAAACGTCACGCAACAGGCAGTGGCCCTCGCAGTGACCGGTGCGATGAGCCCAAGCCAACTAGCCGATCTATACACACAGACCGCTCGATCGTGCGCTGACGATCCAGCACAGGCGCTAGATCATCTCGAACATGCGGTCGCGGTGCTTCGCGAAGCCGGTATGTCCAACACCTCCATGTATGGGAGGGCGTTGCGCAATACCGCGATGATGCTCGGCGAAACCCAACAGCTGGAATCGGCTCTGAACGCAGCAAGTGAAGCGGTACTGGTGTTCTCCAGGCTCGCCCAAGCTGACAGCTCACACCGCTATGCCTTGGCTTCCGCTCAGGGCACGCAGGCAAAACTTCTACAAGCCGCCCGTTGTCCCACACAAGCGCGGGACACGGCCATCGAGTCGCTGGACAATTTTTGTCGAGTGCCTCAGTGGACCTTTGAGGAAGTCGTCGAATGCGGACGACTTCTGGCACTGCTAGCAAGCATTCTGAGCGACTTAGGGCATGGACTCGCGGTGTTAGACGCGCACGTCCAGCGGTGTGCCAGCAGATTGCACGGATACCTATATATGGTGCTGCACGCCAATGTGATACACGGACTACCTGCTAGCCATCCACGTACCCCAAGATGGATATACGAGGCAATCAGCGCGATCGATGTCGCCGACCCGAAGCAAAGGTTCGGACTAGGCCAGCTTGCCCGGCCGATTCGCTCCACAGACCCAGCTCGTTTCGACGAATTATGGCAGCAAGACACCGGCGTCGATATCCCCAAGTGGATCACGATCGACGACGACAAAGTTCAACTAGCCCTTGCATGGATCTCCTGTCAAAACTACACTGCCGCAGCAGATTTCCTGCAACAGCACCCAGAGCTGCTCGGCGACGATTTCACCGCCGCGATCGATGAGGTCTACGCGCTCATAACCACCGTAGAGCCAGCACGGGTTGATGCCCTACGCACCATTCGAGAACTCCCCCACACAAGCGTGGCATTCGATCTCGCTGAAGCTTTCCTCGCCGCTAACTTACGGCATCGCCTGCAGATGCTAAACGAACACAGCACGTCGCTGCGCGTCGACTGGGTGAACCAGCATCTGCAAAAGCGGGTGGACAGCCCTCGTCTGCCTGCCGCGGCTGCACTCCTCGCGTTGCATGATCTCGGGCTGGGCAACCAAATCAATGCAGTTATCACCGCTGTCGACCGAGCTGAACAGCTACTGACCCAGCTCACCGTCCAGTACGGCACTGCGATAGTTCTCCTAGTAACAACCGTGCTCCTGGACATTTCCTCGGCCGATGCCACACCGGAAGTACGGATAACCGCTTCGTTTTACGTAGCAGCTGGGCTTGTCGATGCCGGTCTGCTAAAGCAGGCCCGTGAACTGATCACCACCATCTGTCAGCGGGCACCTCATCGCGTACTCGCCTGGAAAGAACTCTGTAACAGCCTATCTGGCGTCTGCCCTCATTTCCCTCGGGTCGCGGCATTGCTCGACCAATCGGTCGGCGCAAATGAGTAA